The following proteins are co-located in the Silene latifolia isolate original U9 population chromosome 1, ASM4854445v1, whole genome shotgun sequence genome:
- the LOC141647188 gene encoding uncharacterized protein LOC141647188, with product MHNTRSTNHPLEPYNSEIERTLFRLKHISGSQLVVFEHPDSEKDIHSDSDTSEISITTENMARETRTLKELTAPNLAVQPLCITFPALDDGVTFELKSGLIHQLPSFSGTSIEDPNKHLSDFHIVCTGMKPVDVTDEQLKLRAFPFSLKGNARDWLINYLPPASITTWIGMKKAFLEKYFPPSQSAQLKRAISNIEQQDGETLYEYLEKFKQLCASCPYHGYSEHDLIMYFCGGLNQDDRRMIHSACGGNIANKNPDEAWEVITELAETSRQFERRPSRRGVSAMGVNPGLEEKVDNIASTLRDMLSGRQMAVICGICSTKGHPSDLCPQMQEGDSQTVNGLWESIPNKKWDPYSNTYNEGWKAHPNFRWGNSQANPSAGAPRGQFIMRPQEQPSVPQAPPQATPSSSMSTEDMIRALTISVTQDRAENKQNFKNLENQVSQLATAVNRLEAKQSGTLPSQTVLNPRENVSAVSLRNGRQLVEIEKPKAKPKVVTIQEEEELVVEDDKLLKDGGEEDASNSKEVTPSMPSYEPLPPFPEALKDTRKKEPDTDIYETFRKCEVNIPLLDLIKSVPRYAKFLKELCTIKRNQKERSLKKPKGKASEFVSALFKSKTPPKCSDPGVFTIPCTIGDTRFERAMLDLGASINVIPFHVYESLKLGPLKSTRVVVQLANRSSVHPRGVVENVMVKVDQLVFPADFYVLDMAQEVDGVPILLGRPFLKTAGTRIDVPNGSLTMEFNGRVVKFEINPPNLSSSAVYSLCAIATNHTSMRSRKPPLPNKDCEILQDSPPREEKRCILLWENLKDAEASKRKGKTWFDKLIRRKGSGKATQVIYIKSSSAHPVPLVR from the coding sequence ATGCATAATACCCGTTCTACTAACCATCCACTCGAGCCTTACAACTCAGAGATTGAGCGGACACTTTTCAGGTTGAAGCATATCAGTGGGAGTCAGTTAGTTGTTTTCGAGCACCCAGATTCCGAGAAGGATATACACTCTGATTCAGATACGTCGGAAATTTCTATTACCACTGAGAATATGGCCCGAGAGACCCGTACATTAAAGGAGCTCACAGCTCCAAATCTTGCTGTTCAGCCATTATGCATCACTTTTCCAGCATTGGATGATGGAGTTACCTTTGAACTGAAATCTGGATTGATACATCAATTACCGAGTTTCAGTGGGACGAGTATTGAGGATCCGAATAAGCATCTTTCGGACTTTCATATTGTGTGCACCGGTATGAAGCCAGTTGATGTCACAGATGAGCAATTGAAATTGAGAGCCTTTCCTTTCTCCTTGAAAGGCAATGCGAGAGACTGGTTAATAAATTATCTACCACCGGCGAGTATCACTACTtggataggtatgaagaaagCATTCTTGGAGAAGTATTTTCCGCCTTCTCAATCAGCTCAATTGAAAAGAGCCATCAGTAATATTGAGCAGCAAGACGGAGAAACTTTGTACGAGTACCTTGAAAAGTTTAAGCAGTTATGTGCCAGTTGCCCCTACCATGGTTACTCCGAACATGATCTCATAATGTACTTTTGTGGTGGACTGAACCAAGATGACCGTCGTATGATTCATTCCGCTTGTGGAGGAAATATAGCCAACAAAAATCCAGATGAAGCTTGGGAGGTTATCACAGAGCTAGCTGAGACCTCTAGACAGTTTGAGAGAAGACCTTCACGGAGAGGAGTGAGTGCTATGGGTGTCAATCCTGGCTTAGAGGAAAAGGTTGATAATATTGCTTCCACACTCCGTGATATGTTATCTGGCAGACAAATGGCTGTGATTTGTGGTATATGCTCTACTAAGGGTCATCCTAGCGATTTGTGCCCTCAAATGCAAGAGGGTGATTCTCAGACGGTGAATGGTTTATGGGAGAGTATTCCAAACAAGAAATGGGATCCATACTCTAATACTTATAATGAAGGATGGAAAGCTCATCCCAACTTCCGTTGGGGAAATTCTCAAGCTAACCCATCAGCTGGCGCTCCTAGAGGTCAGTTTATTATGCGACCACAAGAGCAGCCCTCCGTACCTCAGGCACCACCACAAGCTACACCGAGCTCATCAATGTCTACTGAGGACATGATTCGGGCTCTTACCATCAGTGTCACTCAAGATAGAGCAGAAAATAAGCAAAATTTCAAGAATCTTGAGAATCAAGTTAGTCAATTGGCTACTGCGGTCAATCGGTTGGAAGCTAAACAATCAGGTACTTTACCATCTCAGACAGTTCTGAATCCTAGAGAGAATGTGAGTGCCGTGTCATTGAGAAATGGTAGACAATTGGTGGAGATTGAAAAGCCAAAAGCTAAGCCTAAGGTGGTGACTattcaagaagaagaggagttAGTGGTGGAAGATGATAAGCTACTGAAAGATGGAGGAGAAGAAGATGCATCTAATTCAAAGGAGGTGACACCATCCATGCCTTCATATGAGCCACTGCCACCTTTTCCTGAGGCTTTGAAGGACACAAGGAAGAAGGAGCCTGACACTGATATTTATGAAACCTTTCGTAAATGCGAGGTAAATATTCCTTTACTTGATTTGATTAAGAGTgttcctaggtatgcaaagttttTAAAAGAACTATGTACAATTAAAAGAAATCAAAAGGAACGTAGTTTGAAAAAGCCAAAGGGTAAAGCTAGTGAATTTGTGTCAGCTTTGTTTAAGAGTAAGACTCCTCCTAAGTGTAGTGATCCGGGTGTCTTTACTATACCTTGCACTATAGGTGATACACGGTTTGAAAGAGCCATGTTAGATCTAGGGGCGTCGATAAATGTCATTCCCTTCCATGTTTATGAGTCTCTTAAGCTTGGTCCTTTAAAGAGTACTAGGGTGGTAGTCCAACTTGCTAATAGGTCTAGTGTTCACCCCAGGGGAGTAGTAGAGAATGTAATGGTTAAGGTAGATCAGTTGGTTTTTCCAGCTGATTTCTATGTTTTGGATATGGCACAGGAGGTCGATGGAGTCCCGATTTTATTGGGCCGACCATTCTTAAAGACCGCAGGAACCCGAATTGATGTTCCAAATGGTTCCTTGACTATGGAGTTTAATGGGAGGGTGGTTAAATTTGAAATTAATCCACCTAATTTGTCTAGCTCTGCGGTTTATTCTCTTTGTGCTATTGCTACTAACCATACTTCTATGAGAAGCCGGAAGCCACCACTTCCGAACAAAGATTGTGAGATTTTGCAGGACTCTCCACCTAGAGAGGAGAAAAGGTGTATCCTTCTATGGGAGAATCTTAAAGATGCTGAGGCTAGTAAAAGGAAGGGTAAGACTTGGTTTGATAAACTAATTCGCCGGAAGGGCTCCGGTAAAGCAACACAAGTCATATATATCAAGTCAAGTAGTGCTCACCCCGTTCCATTGGTAAGGTAA